A stretch of the Nicotiana tabacum cultivar K326 chromosome 6, ASM71507v2, whole genome shotgun sequence genome encodes the following:
- the LOC107802973 gene encoding NAC domain-containing protein 83, giving the protein MDKFNFVKDGAIKLPPGFRFQPTEEEIVFQYLIRKTFSCPLPASIIPEINICKHDPWDLPGDIEQDRYFFSNKEAKYRNGNRSNRATSSGCWKPTGLDKQITCSKRKPILGMKKTLVFYKGKSSHASRTEWIMHEYRLVLPKNQPFNFHHFKKSSQSSMVQIGNWVLCHIFMKRRNGKCDQDILEADHQHVQTPKQTLYYDFMREDLSYRAISSCSSSLSNDDSSEVSSSPSGLVEHEEASNRAL; this is encoded by the exons ATGGACAAGTTCAACTTCGTAAAAGATGGAGCCATAAAACTGCCTCCAGGTTTTCGATTTCAGCCAACTGAAGAAGAGATTGTGTTtcaatacttgattcgcaaaacaTTTTCTTGCCCCTTACCTGCTTCTATCATTCCTGAAATCAATATTTGCAAGCACGACCCCTGGGATTTGCCTG GTGATATAGAGCAGGATAGATATTTCTTCAGCAACAAGGAAGCTAAATACAGGAATGGTAATCGCTCCAACAGGGCAACTTCAAGTGGCTGTTGGAAACCAACTGGTTTAGACAAACAAATTACATGCTCAAAAAGAAAGCCAATTCTTGGGATGAAGAAAACTCTAGTTTTCTACAAAGGAAAGAGTTCTCATGCTTCTAGAACTGAATGGATTATGCATGAATATCGCCTTGTTCTCCCCAAAAATCAACCCTTCAATTTCCACCATTTCAAGAAATCCTCTCAG AGTTCTATGGTTCAAATTGGAAATTGGGTACTTTGTCATATATTCATGAAAAGAAGAAATGGAAAATGTGATCAAGACATTCTAGAGGCTGATCATCAGCATGTCCAAACACCAAAACAGACATTGTATTATGATTTTATGAGAGAAGATTTGAGTTATAGAGCAATTTCCTCTTGCTCTTCTTCTTTGAGTAATGATGATTCAAGTGAGGTTTCTTCAAGTCCAAGTGGTCTAGTAGAGCATGAAGAAGCTAGCAATCGAGCTCTTTGA